In Sander lucioperca isolate FBNREF2018 chromosome 21, SLUC_FBN_1.2, whole genome shotgun sequence, the following proteins share a genomic window:
- the kcnh6a gene encoding potassium voltage-gated channel subfamily H member 6a isoform X7, which produces MPVRRGHVALQNTYLDTIIRKFDGQNRKFVIANAQMKNCGIIYCNEGFCQMFGFARAEIMQQPCTCQFLVGPGTMKSALAQLAQALLGSEERKVEILYYDKEGTCRPCLVDIVPVKSEEGLVIMFILDFQELIDPTLKKSGLRQRVTQGLFYCQNRRLKMRLPVLRSFRQSSLSKDQFEGVVVDYLQPNSEEVPLKEFRIPSKESCMQSETEALIEQDLDPPSPAVQSSTKRRSLLTDRLDPGNAFPRGTLPRSCSRDSVRSLRRASSLDDIDGMRAEWSSQPGDSRANSNRKPSTLNSTSDSDLMRHRTISGIPQVTLTFGTDRMRPPSPTEIEIIAPSKIKDRTQNVTEKVTHVTQVLSLGADVLPEYKLQAPRIHKWTILHYSPFKAVWDWIILLLVIYTAIFTPYSAAFLLNEVEEERRRTCGYTCNPLNVVDLVVDVMFIVDILINFRTTYVNHNDEVVSQPGRIAQHYFKGWFLIDIVAAIPFDLLIFRSGSEEPQTTTLIGLLKTARLLRLVRVARKLDRYSEYGAAVLFLLMCTFALIAHWLACIWYAIGNVERTGSARIGGMKIGWLDNLADQIGKQYNDSDIASGPSIKDKYVTALYFTFSSLTSVGFGNVSPNTNPEKIFSICVMLIGSLMYASIFGNVSAIIQRLYSGTARYHTQMLRVKEFIRFHQIPGGLRQRLEEYFQHAWSYTNGIDMNAVLKGFPECLQADICLHLNRSLLQNCRAFRGANKGCLRALAMRFKTTHAPPGDTVVHSGDILTALYFISRGSIEILRDDVVVAILGKNDIFGEPISLYGRPGKSSADVRALTYCDLHKILRDDLLEVLDMYPDFSDMFWNNLEITFNLRDADRIHQPTQGRESECGYRRTRHRRSSLRRRNRPDGMDREDSYPNQSCPMANHQGTMAGSLWEDLCSSASICSQSSDEEMKPMGQSNGELYPTRGDTRDYPPAAVNLLPHSGPSAGMGPPVDPGGPQYSAAPINMPGLYDYWPDRRASQFSDSQRRLSSVRASFHPPPCAEDRPSELESRLELLQSQLNRLETRMTADINVILQLLQRQMAPVPPAYSAVSPSPHPPHPTTLYSTATPTIHTVPPIQPVPIDSTASLLKSPDSDFNHKSKDSLSSGIHLTVASDDTMSMSPEADPPHLHSVDLTPPKLSGALEPLGLLCASQRFPSLPEHLEISTEMQEVQRHFSDPVLPGS; this is translated from the exons ATCGCAAGTTTGTGATTGCCAACGCCCAGATGAAGAACTGTGGCATCATCTACTGCAACGAAGGCTTCTGCCAGATGTTTGGTTTCGCCAGGGCGGAGATCATGCAGCAGCCCTGTACCTGCCAGTTCTTGGTGGGTCCAGGCACCATGAAAAGCGCCCTGGCCCAGCTTGCACAGGCCCTGCTCGGCTCCGAGGAGCGCAAGGTGGAGATCCTCTACTACGATAAGGAAG GGACCTGTAGACCGTGCCTGGTGGACATTGTCCCTGTAAAAAGCGAGGAAGGCCTTGTCATCATGTTCATCCTCGACTTCCAGGAGCTGATTGATCCTACTCTCAAGAAGTCAGGCCTCAGGCAGAGAGTCACCCAAGgacttttttact GCCAGAATCGCAGGTTGAAGATGAGGCTGCCAGTTCTGCGGTCCTTTCGACAATCTTCACTTTCCAAAGATCAGTTTGAAGGAGTGGTAGTGGACTACCTGCAG CCAAACAGCGAGGAAGTCCCCCTCAAAGAGTTTCGGATCCCGTCCAAGGAGAGCTGCATGCAGTCTGAGACAGAAGCCCTGATAGAACAGGACTTGGATCCTCCCTCCCCTGCAGTCCAGTCCTCCACAAAGCGGCGCTCCCTGCTGACAGACCGCCTGGACCCTGGCAACGCCTTCCCTAGGGGGACGTTACCTCGAAGCTGTTCTCGGGACAGCGTCCGCAGCCTCCGACGCGCCTCGTCACTGGATGACATTGATGGCATGAGGGCAGAATGGAGCAGTCAACCTGGAGACTCCCGAGCCAACAGCA ATCGGAAGCCCAGCACTCTGAACTCCACGTCAGACTCGGACCTGATGAGACATCGGACCATCAGCGGCATCCCTCAGGTTACTCTGACCTTCGGCACTGACCGAATGAGACCTCCCTCGCCCACCGAGATTGAAATCATTGCACCCAGCAAGATTAAAGACCGAACTCAGAATGTCACCGAAAAGGTCACTCACGTGACTCAG GTGCTGTCTCTCGGTGCTGATGTGCTGCCAGAGTACAAGCTCCAAGCCCCACGCATCCACAAATGGACCATCCTTCACTATAGCCCCTTCAAAGCTGTATGGGACTGGATCATCCTGCTGCTGGTCATCTACACCGCCATCTTCACACCGTACTCGGCTGCCTTCCTTCTTAACGAGGTGGAGGAAGAGCGGAGGAGAACCTGCGGCTACACCTGCAACCCGCTCAACGTGGTGGACCTGGTGGTGGATGTCATGTTCATCGTGGACATCCTCATCAACTTCAGGACCACCTACGTCAACCACAACGACGAGGTGGTCAGCCAGCCGGGACGCATTGCGCAGCACTACTTCAAGGGCTGGTTCCTCATCGACATCGTGGCTGCCATCCCCTTCGATCTGCTCATATTCCGTTCCGGGTCTGAGGAG CCTCAGACAACCACTCTTATTGGATTACTGAAAACAGCCAGACTGCTGAGGTTAGTACGAGTGGCAAGGAAGTTGGACCGCTACTCAGAATATGGAGCTGCTGTCCTTTTCCTTCTCATGTGCACCTTTGCCCTCATCGCTCATTGGCTGGCCTGTATCTGGTATGCAATCGGCAACGTGGAGCGCACAGGTTCTGCCCGCATCGGAGGCATGAAGATCGGCTGGCTGGACAACCTGGCTGACCAGATTGGTAAACAGTACAATGACAGTGATATAGCCTCGGGGCCCTCAATCAAGGACAAGTATGTTACAGCCCTGTACTTCACCTTCAGCAGCCTGACCAGTGTGGGTTTTGGGAACGTCTCACCCAACACCAACCCAGAGAAGATCTTCTCCATCTGTGTCATGCTCATTGGCT CTCTGATGTATGCCAGTATCTTTGGTAACGTGTCGGCCATCATTCAGAGATTGTACTCAGGCACAGCACGTTACCACACCCAGATGCTGCGGGTCAAAGAGTTCATCCGTTTCCATCAGATCCCAGGAGGCCTGAGACAAAGGCTGGAGGAGTACTTCCAACATGCCTGGTCCTACACCAATGGCATTGACATGAACGCT GTTTTAAAGGGTTTCCCTGAGTGTCTGCAGGCTGACATCTGCCTCCATTTGAACCGCAGCTTGCTGCAGAACTGCAGGGCTTTTCGAGGTGCCAACAAAGGCTGCCTGCGGGCTCTGGCCATGCGATTCAAGACAACCCACGCTCCGCCGGGTGACACTGTGGTCCACAGTGGGGACATTCTCACCGCCCTCTACTTCATTTCTAGAGGTTCTATAGAGATTCTCAGGGACGATGTGGTTGTGGCCATACTAG GAAAGAACGACATATTCGGTGAACCCATCAGTCTGTATGGGAGGCCAGGTAAATCCAGCGCTGACGTCAGGGCTTTGACCTACTGCGACCTTCACAAGATCCTGAGAGACGACCTGCTGGAAGTGTTGGACATGTATCCCGACTTCTCCGACATGTTCTGGAACAACTTGGAGATCACCTTCAACCTGAGAGAT GCAGATAGAATACACCAGCCAACCCAGGGCAGGGAGTCTGAATGTGGCTACCGCCGGACAAGGCATCGGAGAAGCTCCCTGCGTCGTCGAAACCGACCAG ACGGCATGGACCGTGAAGACTCTTACCCCAATCAGTCCTGTCCAATGGCAAACCACCAGGGCACAATGGCAGGATCCCTTTGGGAAGACCTCTGCAGCAGCGCTAGTATCTGTTCGCAGTCTAGTGATGAGGAGATGAAGCCTATGGGACAAAGCAATGGGGAGCTGTACCCCACCAGGGGGGACACAAGAGACTACCCCCCAGCAGCAGTCAACCTCTTGCCTCACAGTGGACCCTCAGCAGGGATGGGACCACCTGTAGACCCCGGAGGACCACAATACTCAG cagcccCCATCAACATGCCCGGCCTATATGACTACTGGCCAGACCGCAGAGCCAGCCAGTTCTCCGACAGCCAGAGACGTTTGTCCTCAGTCAGGGCCAGTTTTCACCCTCCACCCTGCGCTGAGGACAGGCCCAGTGAGCTGGAGTCCAGACTGGAGCTGCTACAGTCCCAGTTAAATAG GCTGGAGACCCGTATGACAGCAGACATCAATGTGATCCTGCAGCTTCTCCAGAGGCAGATGGCCCCGGTGCCTCCAGCCTACAGTGCTGTGTCCCCCAGCCCTCACCCGCCTCACCCCACCACCCTATACAGCACAGCAACGCCCACAATCCACACTGTCCCTCCAATCCAGCCAGTACCTATCGACAGCACTGCCTCACTCCTAAAG AGTCCAGACTCTGACTTCAACCACAAATCCAAGGACTCTCTGTCCAGCGGGATCCATCTCACTGTGGCCTCTGATGACACCATGTCCATGTCACCGGAGGCCGACCCACCACATCTGCACTCTGTGGACCTCACCCCACCTAAATTGTCAGGGGCCCTAGAGCCACTCGGACTGCTATGTGCCAGCCAGCGTTTCCCCTCCCTTCCTGAGCACCTGGAGATCTCCACAGAGATGCAGGAGGTCCAGAGGCATTTCTCTGACCCTGTCCTGCCAGGCAGCTAG